The proteins below come from a single Micromonospora citrea genomic window:
- the rdgB gene encoding RdgB/HAM1 family non-canonical purine NTP pyrophosphatase, producing the protein MNKVLLATRNRKKLVELQRILDGALGAHRVALLGLDDVEEYPELPETGLTFGENALIKAREGCRRTGLPTIADDSGLAVDALNGMPGVFSARWAGRHGDDRANLQLVLDQIADLPDEHRGASFVCTVALVLPGGKEHLVDGRQSGRLLRSPRGDGGFGYDPIFLGDGQDRTNAELTPQEKDAVSHRGKALRELAKLVAKVLPPAS; encoded by the coding sequence ATGAACAAGGTGCTGCTCGCCACCCGTAACCGCAAGAAGCTCGTCGAGCTGCAGCGGATCCTCGACGGCGCGCTCGGCGCGCACCGCGTCGCCCTGCTCGGCCTCGACGACGTCGAGGAATACCCGGAGCTGCCGGAGACCGGCCTGACCTTCGGCGAGAACGCCCTGATCAAGGCGCGGGAGGGGTGCCGGCGCACCGGCCTGCCGACGATCGCCGACGACTCCGGCCTCGCCGTCGACGCGCTCAACGGCATGCCGGGGGTGTTCAGCGCCCGTTGGGCCGGCCGGCACGGCGACGACCGGGCCAACCTCCAACTGGTGCTGGACCAGATCGCCGACCTCCCCGACGAGCACCGGGGGGCGTCCTTCGTCTGCACGGTGGCCCTGGTGCTGCCCGGCGGCAAGGAGCACCTGGTCGACGGCCGGCAGAGCGGCCGACTGCTCCGGTCGCCGCGTGGCGACGGCGGGTTCGGCTACGACCCGATCTTCCTCGGCGACGGGCAGGACCGCACCAACGCGGAGCTGACGCCGCAGGAGAAGGACGCGGTCAGCCACCGCGGCAAGGCGCTGCGCGAACTGGCCAAGCTGGTCGCCAAGG